The Mucilaginibacter mallensis genome has a segment encoding these proteins:
- a CDS encoding exosortase Y-associated Wzy-like protein: MKHVSFERYLILYVPWVLALLFQSMPAVSYLIAWLGSFFIFFLVYTGRIKPLPTDRTIAEQIMRPIFIVQIIFVGYMACSSIFYFLNLYGYDNFHKTNEYLLVDQDKLALVAQCQRYYILGHAALVTGMLIFMKYPVETKYYIEKEKMANMVLIMALIAFPVSLFFLNVPGLTQFYYQLNSLSFIAGTLALAFAIPLQKIWNTIICLVLYCFNFYQGVISGYKEPIIISVMVLGLFLYPSYKKIVLVVFVPALLLLFVILPKFAATFRQNAWSGETQADEATALALDAALNDDSKDGTNWDFLVNRLSEIDMFTVYVQSTPQNIDYYGFQLLKQSAIVLVPRIFWPGKPITEDLVMERVYDAGAVNRNSQVSAKPAYIVDTYLSGGTFGVFIGLFLYGAIASAISVKAEKLFGGYTLGTALIFTGLFQIFWRGLSFEFLINSVFWGYISMLVIAKILTATKILKEI; this comes from the coding sequence ATGAAACACGTTTCGTTTGAAAGGTACTTAATTCTGTACGTGCCATGGGTGCTTGCGCTATTGTTTCAATCAATGCCTGCAGTGTCCTATCTTATTGCATGGCTCGGTTCATTCTTTATTTTTTTCCTTGTATACACAGGCAGAATAAAACCTTTACCTACCGATCGTACCATCGCTGAACAGATTATGCGGCCTATCTTCATAGTCCAAATCATCTTTGTTGGGTATATGGCCTGTTCGTCTATCTTTTACTTTTTAAATTTATACGGGTATGATAACTTTCATAAAACAAATGAATATCTTCTGGTAGATCAAGACAAATTGGCACTCGTGGCTCAATGCCAGCGGTATTACATATTGGGCCATGCCGCTCTTGTTACTGGCATGCTGATATTTATGAAATACCCTGTCGAAACAAAATACTATATTGAAAAAGAAAAAATGGCTAATATGGTTCTGATAATGGCCCTGATAGCCTTTCCTGTATCCCTGTTTTTCTTAAATGTTCCTGGCTTAACCCAATTTTATTATCAATTAAACTCATTGAGCTTTATTGCCGGCACGCTGGCATTAGCATTTGCCATCCCACTACAAAAAATATGGAACACTATTATATGCCTGGTATTGTATTGTTTCAACTTTTATCAAGGGGTAATTTCCGGTTATAAGGAACCTATTATAATAAGTGTTATGGTGTTAGGTCTCTTTCTATATCCGAGCTATAAAAAAATAGTTCTGGTAGTATTTGTTCCGGCATTATTACTATTATTCGTGATACTTCCTAAGTTCGCTGCCACATTTCGCCAGAATGCATGGTCGGGTGAAACACAAGCTGATGAAGCCACAGCTCTTGCTCTTGACGCGGCGCTGAATGATGATTCAAAAGATGGAACAAACTGGGATTTCCTGGTTAACAGGCTCAGCGAAATAGATATGTTTACCGTATACGTCCAGTCTACCCCCCAAAATATTGATTATTACGGCTTTCAGTTATTAAAGCAATCGGCAATAGTACTTGTACCCCGTATATTCTGGCCCGGAAAACCAATCACCGAAGATCTGGTAATGGAACGGGTATATGACGCCGGGGCGGTGAACAGAAATTCACAGGTTTCGGCCAAGCCAGCTTATATAGTAGATACTTACCTCTCAGGAGGCACCTTCGGTGTGTTTATCGGCCTTTTTCTGTATGGTGCCATAGCCTCGGCTATCTCTGTTAAAGCCGAGAAGCTTTTTGGCGGATATACCTTAGGCACAGCCCTCATTTTTACCGGTCTGTTCCAGATATTTTGGCGGGGACTTAGTTTTGAATTCCTGATCAACTCCGTTTTTTGGGGTTATATCAGTATGCTTGTCATAGCTAAAATTCTTACAGCAACTAAAATTTTAAAAGAGATTTGA
- a CDS encoding XrtY-associated glycosyltransferase XYAG1, producing the protein MKILQISASYKPAYIYGGPIMSVSMLAEQLSKLEAEVTVFTTTANGLNELPVNTNQPVFIDGVTVIYFKRITKDHTHLSPALLKNVWQKARDYDVVHIHAWWNLVSMLSCLIAVMRNVKVVVSPRGTLSNYSFNNKNNGIKGLIHTFLTKPLLKKCDIHTTSDNEYSAVKSIIQAKHIFNIPNFIRLNVNKQYAVVPSIDHIKLIFLSRIEEKKGLDILFDALKDVQIPYRLTIAGDGNSDYIKSLKAIAVNNNIDAHIDWIGFQSDNKFDLLHEHDLLVLPSHDENFGNVVIESLSVGTAVLISEQVGLADYVVTNNLGWICQTNASSVSAAISTINSRFDELQRIRKEAPAIILEDFNYNNMAVKYINMYNQIITK; encoded by the coding sequence TTGAAAATACTTCAGATCAGCGCATCATATAAACCGGCTTATATCTATGGCGGCCCAATCATGTCGGTGTCAATGCTGGCCGAGCAATTATCCAAATTAGAGGCGGAAGTAACCGTTTTTACCACTACGGCTAATGGATTAAACGAATTACCTGTTAATACAAACCAACCTGTATTTATTGATGGCGTAACTGTTATTTATTTTAAACGCATAACTAAAGACCATACCCATCTCTCACCTGCCCTGCTAAAAAACGTTTGGCAAAAAGCCAGGGATTATGATGTTGTTCATATCCATGCCTGGTGGAACCTGGTTTCCATGCTATCATGCCTTATAGCGGTAATGCGCAATGTAAAAGTTGTTGTATCACCAAGGGGAACACTTAGCAACTATTCATTCAACAACAAAAACAACGGCATAAAAGGATTAATACATACCTTTTTAACAAAGCCATTGCTTAAAAAATGTGATATCCATACTACTTCTGATAATGAATATTCAGCAGTTAAAAGTATCATCCAGGCCAAACACATTTTTAATATCCCCAACTTCATCCGGCTTAATGTAAATAAGCAATATGCGGTTGTACCTTCTATCGACCATATCAAACTAATTTTTCTTTCCCGAATAGAAGAAAAAAAAGGGTTGGACATTCTGTTTGATGCGCTTAAAGACGTTCAGATACCATATAGGCTAACTATTGCCGGTGATGGCAATAGTGATTATATTAAGTCGCTTAAAGCAATCGCTGTAAATAATAATATTGATGCACATATAGATTGGATAGGCTTTCAAAGCGATAATAAGTTTGATCTGCTGCATGAGCATGACCTGCTTGTACTGCCATCACATGATGAAAACTTTGGCAACGTAGTTATCGAAAGCCTGAGTGTGGGTACAGCAGTATTAATAAGCGAACAGGTGGGCTTGGCTGATTATGTGGTTACTAATAACTTAGGCTGGATATGCCAAACAAATGCCTCTTCAGTAAGTGCTGCAATCAGCACCATTAACAGCAGGTTTGATGAATTACAGCGAATAAGAAAGGAAGCGCCTGCAATTATTTTAGAGGATTTTAACTATAACAACATGGCCGTAAAATATATAAATATGTACAATCAAATAATTACAAAATGA
- a CDS encoding class I SAM-dependent methyltransferase: MSEYKEFGYENADPFHTFFYIKKELLPLLNKDTNKCILDMGCGNGYMANYLISKGFNVYGTDASEDGIAIARQQHPDRFFIQDFSTDELPEELKGITFDTIISTEVIEHLYDPFQFAELCHKILDKSKGELILTTPYHGYLKNLLLSIFDKWDKHIDPLWQGGHIKFWSKKSITQLLNERGFKVTDFRGCGRLPYLWMTMMIKVKVA; the protein is encoded by the coding sequence ATGAGTGAGTATAAAGAATTCGGATACGAAAACGCTGATCCTTTTCACACATTCTTTTATATTAAAAAGGAGTTGCTCCCGCTGCTGAATAAAGACACCAATAAATGCATTTTGGATATGGGTTGTGGCAATGGCTATATGGCTAACTACCTGATATCAAAAGGATTTAACGTTTATGGTACTGATGCTTCTGAAGACGGTATCGCAATTGCCCGTCAGCAACACCCCGACCGTTTTTTTATCCAGGATTTTTCAACGGATGAATTACCGGAAGAATTGAAAGGGATTACATTTGATACCATCATCTCAACAGAAGTAATTGAACATTTGTATGATCCCTTTCAGTTTGCCGAACTGTGCCACAAGATATTAGACAAAAGCAAAGGTGAACTGATATTAACCACCCCTTACCATGGCTATTTAAAAAACCTGCTATTAAGTATATTTGATAAATGGGATAAGCACATCGACCCTTTATGGCAGGGCGGGCATATCAAGTTCTGGTCGAAGAAATCAATTACACAATTGTTAAACGAACGCGGTTTTAAGGTAACTGATTTTAGAGGCTGCGGCAGGCTGCCCTACTTATGGATGACGATGATGATAAAAGTAAAAGTAGCGTGA
- the xrtY gene encoding exosortase Y, translated as MDDDDDKSKSSVTDKFSVIVLTYNEERNIRACLESLQPLNVAIFIVDSGSTDKTLEICSEYTANIFHHPFENYSVQRNWAFNNLPITTGWVLNLDADHRATPELATELTATFNQPIDTDINGFLVSRRTMFMDKWIKHGGHYPTYHAILFRKGFGQCENKLYDQHFKITGKTKILKGDMIDIITESLNTFIARHNHWATLEAEYLISTANDDTVNGEVIKAKLTGNPIERRRYIKKQYESFPLFVRPIVYFIIRYFIRLGFLDGTEGLIFHFLQGFWFRFLIDAKIYEKRKKAGKASGSNQIIKFIFSFIFLFLVFYFFNIMFFGLTSQGNHYSPFLAEHLNYIQGLRSLLLSTSASILNMLGFTAITSNTEMLVVGHQAIQVVYSCLGLGIISFFTAFVLAYPKPLKKKLIFIAAGIFIIELLNVIRFVLLGLYWNKNAAKTIDHHTLFNIFIYIIIAISLYFWIKNPVTENKEHAAN; from the coding sequence ATGGATGACGATGATGATAAAAGTAAAAGTAGCGTGACAGATAAGTTTTCGGTTATTGTTTTAACTTATAACGAAGAGCGCAACATCCGGGCCTGCCTGGAAAGCCTGCAGCCGCTAAATGTTGCCATATTTATTGTTGATTCCGGCTCTACCGATAAAACGCTGGAGATTTGCAGCGAATATACTGCCAATATTTTTCATCACCCTTTTGAAAACTATAGCGTTCAAAGAAACTGGGCCTTTAATAACCTCCCGATAACTACCGGCTGGGTACTCAATCTTGATGCCGATCACCGGGCTACTCCTGAACTTGCGACTGAACTCACTGCTACATTTAACCAGCCTATAGATACTGATATTAACGGTTTCCTGGTGAGCCGCAGAACTATGTTTATGGATAAATGGATAAAACATGGCGGCCACTACCCTACCTATCATGCCATACTATTCAGAAAAGGTTTTGGCCAGTGCGAGAATAAGCTATATGATCAGCACTTTAAAATAACCGGTAAAACCAAAATTTTAAAAGGTGATATGATAGATATTATCACCGAATCATTAAATACTTTTATTGCAAGGCATAACCATTGGGCAACTCTTGAAGCGGAATACTTGATCAGTACCGCTAATGATGACACCGTAAATGGTGAGGTGATAAAAGCCAAATTAACCGGCAACCCCATTGAGCGCAGACGTTACATTAAAAAACAATATGAAAGCTTCCCGCTGTTTGTAAGGCCCATTGTGTACTTTATAATCAGGTATTTTATTCGATTAGGATTTTTGGATGGAACAGAAGGATTGATCTTCCATTTTTTACAGGGTTTCTGGTTCCGTTTTTTGATTGACGCCAAAATTTATGAAAAAAGGAAAAAGGCAGGCAAAGCTTCAGGTTCAAATCAAATAATCAAGTTTATTTTCTCGTTCATATTTTTGTTCCTGGTCTTCTATTTTTTTAATATCATGTTTTTTGGGCTTACCAGCCAGGGTAATCACTACAGCCCCTTTTTAGCAGAGCACTTAAACTACATACAAGGTTTGCGTTCTTTATTATTGAGTACCAGCGCATCTATATTAAATATGCTGGGCTTTACGGCTATTACCAGTAATACCGAAATGCTGGTTGTCGGGCACCAGGCCATACAGGTAGTATACTCCTGCCTTGGCTTGGGTATTATCAGTTTCTTTACGGCATTTGTGCTGGCATACCCTAAACCATTAAAAAAGAAACTGATCTTTATTGCAGCGGGTATCTTTATCATTGAACTTTTAAATGTGATCCGTTTTGTATTGCTGGGTTTGTATTGGAATAAAAATGCCGCTAAAACTATCGACCATCATACACTATTTAATATCTTTATCTATATAATTATAGCTATAAGCTTGTATTTTTGGATAAAGAACCCTGTAACCGAAAACAAGGAGCATGCAGCAAACTAA
- a CDS encoding putative colanic acid biosynthesis acetyltransferase, with product MQQTNLSAYNNYPFHPGGNPLKRIVWFYINAVVFKTSLLPVNSIKVFLLRLFGAKIGNNVTIKPCVNIKYPWFLTIGDETWIGENVWIDNLVMITIGANACLSQGALLLTGSHNYKKSTFDLITGSIILEDGAWIGAQAIVNQGVTVASHAVLTSGSVATKDLAAYAIYQGNPAVKVRERIIN from the coding sequence ATGCAGCAAACTAATCTTTCGGCTTATAATAATTACCCTTTTCATCCCGGTGGCAACCCGCTGAAAAGGATAGTATGGTTTTATATTAATGCTGTAGTTTTTAAAACCAGCCTATTGCCGGTTAATAGCATTAAGGTGTTCTTACTCCGTTTATTTGGGGCTAAGATCGGTAACAACGTAACTATAAAACCCTGTGTAAACATTAAATACCCCTGGTTTTTAACCATAGGCGATGAAACATGGATCGGCGAAAACGTGTGGATAGATAACCTGGTAATGATTACCATAGGTGCTAACGCCTGCCTTTCGCAGGGTGCATTATTACTTACAGGCAGCCACAACTATAAAAAATCAACTTTCGATCTGATAACAGGCAGTATAATTTTAGAGGATGGTGCCTGGATAGGTGCGCAGGCTATAGTGAACCAGGGCGTTACCGTTGCCAGTCATGCGGTACTTACCTCGGGTTCGGTAGCCACTAAAGACCTCGCGGCATATGCCATTTACCAGGGAAACCCTGCGGTAAAAGTAAGGGAGCGGATTATAAATTAA
- the obgE gene encoding GTPase ObgE translates to MSQGSNFVDYVKICCRSGHGGSGSAHLHRDKHTAMGGPDGGDGGRGGHVIVKGNAQLWTLLHLKFRKHVIAGDGESGGSSQKSGKTGRDEILEVPLGTIAKNSETGETLFEITQDGETRILTEAGRGGLGNWHFKTSTFQTPRFAQPGEDGKEEWNVLELKLLADVGLVGFPNAGKSTLLSVVSAAKPEIADYAFTTLVPNLGIVAYRNGRSFVMADIPGIIEGASQGKGLGFRFLRHIERNSVLLFMVPADTNRTIKEEYNILLKELQEYNPELIHKPRVLAITKSDMLDDELLQEMKKEVPQDVPSIFISSVAQKGINELKDLLWTEINKEQ, encoded by the coding sequence ATGTCCCAGGGTTCAAATTTTGTTGATTATGTGAAGATATGCTGCCGTTCGGGGCATGGTGGGTCGGGTTCGGCGCATTTGCACCGCGATAAGCATACCGCTATGGGTGGTCCTGATGGTGGTGATGGCGGCAGAGGCGGGCACGTGATCGTTAAAGGCAATGCACAGCTTTGGACTTTGTTGCATCTTAAATTCCGTAAACACGTAATTGCAGGCGACGGTGAATCGGGCGGGAGCTCACAAAAAAGCGGGAAAACCGGCAGGGACGAGATATTGGAAGTACCACTGGGTACTATCGCAAAAAATTCAGAAACCGGTGAAACATTATTTGAAATAACCCAGGATGGCGAAACCCGCATACTTACCGAAGCAGGCAGGGGAGGATTAGGCAATTGGCATTTTAAAACATCAACCTTCCAAACCCCGCGCTTTGCACAACCCGGCGAAGATGGCAAGGAGGAATGGAACGTACTTGAACTAAAATTACTGGCTGATGTTGGTTTGGTTGGTTTCCCTAATGCGGGTAAATCAACGCTGTTATCAGTAGTTTCGGCAGCAAAGCCGGAGATAGCCGATTACGCCTTTACAACGCTTGTGCCTAATTTGGGTATAGTTGCCTACCGTAACGGCAGATCGTTCGTCATGGCGGATATTCCGGGTATCATAGAGGGTGCATCGCAGGGCAAGGGCTTAGGCTTTAGGTTCCTGAGACATATCGAGCGTAACTCGGTATTATTATTCATGGTGCCTGCTGATACCAATCGTACTATAAAAGAAGAATACAACATCCTGTTGAAGGAATTACAGGAGTATAATCCCGAACTGATCCACAAACCACGTGTATTGGCTATTACCAAATCGGATATGCTGGACGATGAGTTACTGCAGGAAATGAAGAAGGAAGTGCCGCAGGATGTTCCGTCGATCTTTATATCATCGGTAGCTCAAAAAGGGATTAATGAGCTAAAGGACCTCCTTTGGACAGAGATCAATAAAGAACAATAA
- a CDS encoding adenylate kinase translates to MLNLVLFGPPGAGKGTQSQKLIEKYGLIHLSTGDLLRGEISQGTPLGLEAKKLMDHGKLVPDEVVIGMISNKLDANKDGKGFIFDGFPRTVAQAEALDVLLETKSSLISGMIALEVDDDELERRLLLRGKDSGRPDDANPEIIRKRIHEYNDKTAPVAGFYKQQDKFNSINGIGSVDEIFATINVIIDSWLKK, encoded by the coding sequence ATGCTAAACTTGGTATTGTTCGGCCCGCCCGGAGCAGGCAAAGGTACTCAATCACAAAAACTTATTGAAAAATATGGCCTGATCCACCTATCTACAGGTGATCTTTTGCGCGGGGAGATATCACAGGGAACACCACTAGGTTTAGAAGCAAAGAAGTTGATGGATCATGGTAAATTAGTTCCTGACGAGGTTGTTATTGGTATGATCAGCAATAAACTGGATGCCAATAAGGATGGAAAGGGATTTATTTTCGATGGTTTTCCACGCACAGTTGCTCAAGCTGAAGCTTTGGATGTTTTGCTTGAAACTAAATCATCATTAATATCAGGCATGATTGCCCTGGAAGTTGATGATGATGAATTAGAGCGCCGGCTATTATTAAGAGGAAAAGATTCAGGCCGCCCGGATGATGCTAATCCGGAGATCATCCGCAAGCGTATACATGAATACAATGATAAAACGGCACCAGTTGCCGGTTTTTATAAACAACAGGATAAATTTAACAGCATTAATGGTATTGGATCAGTAGATGAGATATTTGCCACGATAAACGTTATTATTGATTCCTGGTTAAAAAAATAA
- a CDS encoding redoxin domain-containing protein, which produces MSFQPGQPAPQFTLYSSALKEVSLADFKGKKVVIHFFPMAFTGTCTTQLCTMRDSFGYYEGLNAVILGISVDSPFTLAKFKEENNYQFDLLSDFNKEVSTAYGSIYENFVFGLKGVSKRAAFVIDEEQNIIYAEVLEVATDLPDFNAIAAIVK; this is translated from the coding sequence ATGTCATTCCAACCAGGTCAACCAGCTCCGCAGTTCACTTTATATTCATCAGCATTGAAGGAAGTTTCCTTGGCTGATTTTAAGGGCAAAAAAGTTGTTATCCACTTTTTCCCGATGGCTTTTACAGGCACTTGTACCACCCAGCTATGCACCATGCGCGATAGCTTTGGCTATTATGAGGGCTTAAACGCGGTGATTTTAGGTATCTCAGTTGATTCGCCTTTTACACTGGCTAAGTTTAAAGAAGAGAATAATTACCAGTTTGATCTGCTGTCGGATTTTAACAAGGAAGTATCAACAGCATACGGTTCTATATATGAAAACTTTGTTTTTGGCTTAAAAGGCGTATCAAAACGCGCGGCCTTTGTTATTGACGAAGAGCAAAATATTATCTACGCAGAGGTGCTTGAAGTAGCAACAGATCTGCCTGATTTTAATGCAATAGCAGCGATCGTAAAGTAA
- a CDS encoding TlpA disulfide reductase family protein yields the protein MKSIVALLFFLFLLSSLASAQKKQAVPNYILRGTFTGKHSHALFLDYKDNNGKKIRRKAYIKEDKFTFKGWISSPVYATLMSDIKVMPNNKYDVSNGTEIFLSPGEMTVSLHENDFEHAKITGSQMQDDWDELIKQEKPIQQNKLSLYNKSWKISAGGNTPKNHAAVVAIGGKIDSCDELVKQMDYRFAFTHPNSYLSAYLVNNYIEELPLDTIERYYNTFSSSVKNSIAGLSIQKEYTYRKASARGSIAPLFTKTDINGHPFNLQSFKDKNYVMLIFWASWCQCDDYQHLNQLYAKYHTKGLEIVGICTDFVTPGWKDTINKHGTKNWHHIAENMGTSKYNNILEVMYNINGMPPSTIFLIDKKGKIIGRYYGSIQQDFERRIDEGTLNDLDKKLAQVIPNN from the coding sequence ATGAAGTCCATCGTAGCCCTGTTATTTTTCCTTTTCCTGCTCAGCAGCCTGGCATCCGCGCAGAAAAAACAGGCTGTGCCCAATTATATATTAAGGGGGACTTTTACCGGCAAACACAGTCATGCATTGTTCCTGGATTATAAAGACAATAACGGAAAAAAAATCCGGCGGAAGGCTTACATCAAAGAGGATAAATTTACATTCAAAGGTTGGATCAGCAGCCCCGTTTATGCCACCCTTATGAGCGATATTAAAGTGATGCCCAACAATAAGTACGACGTGTCAAATGGTACTGAAATATTTTTAAGTCCGGGCGAGATGACCGTTTCCCTGCACGAAAATGATTTTGAGCATGCAAAAATAACAGGATCGCAAATGCAGGATGATTGGGATGAATTAATTAAACAGGAAAAGCCTATCCAACAAAATAAACTTTCATTATATAATAAATCATGGAAAATATCAGCCGGAGGCAATACACCGAAAAACCATGCGGCTGTTGTAGCCATTGGTGGAAAAATTGATTCATGTGATGAATTGGTAAAACAAATGGATTATCGGTTTGCCTTTACACATCCCAACTCTTATTTAAGCGCCTACCTGGTCAACAATTATATAGAGGAGCTACCGCTTGATACTATTGAAAGGTATTATAATACATTTTCTTCATCTGTAAAAAACAGTATTGCAGGGCTAAGCATACAGAAAGAATATACTTATCGTAAGGCTTCTGCCCGGGGAAGTATAGCACCATTATTTACTAAAACAGATATAAATGGACACCCATTTAACCTGCAATCGTTCAAGGATAAAAATTATGTAATGCTTATATTCTGGGCAAGTTGGTGCCAATGCGATGATTATCAACATTTAAACCAGTTATATGCTAAATATCATACTAAGGGTTTGGAAATCGTTGGCATATGTACTGATTTTGTAACCCCCGGCTGGAAGGATACTATAAATAAACATGGCACTAAAAACTGGCATCATATAGCAGAAAATATGGGGACATCTAAATATAACAACATACTAGAAGTAATGTATAATATTAATGGGATGCCGCCTTCTACTATTTTCCTGATAGATAAGAAAGGTAAGATCATCGGTCGTTATTATGGCAGCATTCAACAGGACTTTGAGAGAAGAATTGACGAAGGAACGCTGAATGACCTGGATAAAAAGTTAGCCCAGGTCATCCCCAATAACTAA